The Pirellulimonas nuda genome includes a region encoding these proteins:
- a CDS encoding alpha-L-fucosidase encodes MRFFNAGVLALVLAGAASAAEVEPTWESLAAHYDLPDWFVDGKIGVWMHWGISSAADENRPNDGSHYARRMYAIVPDDYTGKLGMSETLTRWHTQHYGHPSEFGYEDLIPLFKAEKWDPDALVAFFKDNGARFIMPVACHHDNFDMYDSFFPWNSVKMGPHRDTLREWKEAATKHGLKFGVSTHLYWSPRFLASARQYQKPGTPEWEFFNMDYSPRGYATQDSWNEHWYARCWDLIEKYDPDMFNNDSPYPSIGGGKGLGIKLFTDYINRDLEENNGKQTVVLSFKDAKADRAAFTYNLERGSAGEIKPQPWMWATDLSGGWFYRKNAVNKMSIPVMVGNAIDAISKNGVVMLNVALRGDGTLPENQAAYLTAFGDFLKINGEGIYGSRPWKVYGEGPLKMKDGRQGENHQDFSQADIRFTSNNGVLYAFVLAPPTEDIVIKTLATGGPLDREVASVRMMGSDAKIDWKRGADGLTIQLPAELPDALVTGFAITLQE; translated from the coding sequence ATGCGATTTTTCAATGCAGGGGTTTTGGCGCTGGTGTTGGCCGGCGCGGCTTCGGCCGCCGAGGTGGAGCCGACATGGGAGTCGCTGGCCGCCCACTACGACTTGCCCGACTGGTTTGTGGACGGCAAGATCGGCGTGTGGATGCACTGGGGGATCTCCTCGGCGGCCGATGAGAACCGCCCCAACGACGGGTCGCACTACGCCCGTCGTATGTACGCGATCGTCCCGGACGACTACACGGGCAAGCTGGGCATGTCGGAGACCCTGACCCGGTGGCACACCCAGCACTACGGGCACCCCTCGGAGTTCGGCTACGAGGACCTGATCCCGTTGTTCAAGGCAGAGAAGTGGGACCCCGACGCGCTGGTGGCGTTCTTCAAAGACAACGGCGCCCGCTTCATCATGCCGGTCGCCTGCCACCACGACAACTTCGACATGTACGACTCCTTCTTTCCGTGGAACTCGGTCAAGATGGGCCCGCACCGCGACACGCTTCGGGAGTGGAAGGAAGCCGCTACAAAGCACGGGCTGAAGTTCGGCGTCTCGACCCACCTCTACTGGTCGCCGCGCTTCTTGGCGTCTGCCCGCCAGTACCAGAAGCCCGGCACGCCCGAGTGGGAGTTCTTCAACATGGACTACAGCCCCCGGGGCTACGCCACCCAAGACAGTTGGAACGAGCACTGGTACGCCCGCTGCTGGGACCTGATCGAGAAGTACGACCCCGACATGTTCAACAACGACAGCCCCTACCCGTCCATCGGCGGCGGCAAAGGGCTGGGGATCAAGCTCTTCACCGACTACATCAACCGCGACCTCGAGGAAAACAACGGCAAGCAGACCGTTGTGCTCTCCTTCAAGGACGCCAAGGCCGACCGCGCCGCCTTCACCTACAACCTGGAGCGGGGCAGCGCCGGCGAGATCAAGCCGCAGCCCTGGATGTGGGCGACCGACCTGTCCGGCGGCTGGTTCTACCGCAAGAACGCGGTCAACAAGATGAGCATCCCCGTGATGGTGGGCAACGCCATCGACGCCATCAGCAAGAACGGGGTCGTGATGCTCAACGTCGCGCTGCGTGGCGACGGCACCCTGCCCGAGAACCAGGCCGCCTACCTAACCGCCTTCGGCGACTTCCTGAAGATCAACGGCGAAGGGATCTACGGCTCGCGCCCCTGGAAGGTGTACGGCGAGGGACCGCTGAAGATGAAGGATGGCCGCCAGGGCGAGAACCACCAAGACTTCTCTCAAGCAGACATCCGCTTCACCAGCAACAACGGGGTGCTGTACGCGTTCGTGCTGGCGCCGCCGACCGAGGACATCGTGATCAAGACCCTCGCAACCGGCGGCCCGCTAGATCGTGAGGTTGCGTCGGTCCGGATGATGGGCAGCGACGCGAAGATCGACTGGAAGCGTGGCGCCGACGGGCTGACGATCCAACTGCCCGCGGAGCTCCCCGACGCGCTGGTGACCGGCTTTGCGATCACGTTGCAGGAGTAG
- a CDS encoding leucine-rich repeat domain-containing protein, with translation MQQAAVRELTACGYLLRYDFQVARGDLPRLATHEPVDRQHKQLARSLLLTVTAPPPAAWPMSLLPFDMRHSVVSAQPGRESDLKAASLAKLHGLQRLFLHDKTVSSDDWRTISQLDDLEVLFVSRISMDAPALQCVSGLKGLTYLALRDGELDVKALPSAISDHRQLESLDLSFSTVSGDAFRQVNGLFRLVALSLEGTGLTDEGLAHVAASLPHLERLDLSKTLISDRGCTHLAKLEKLQTLILQDVAIDAGLERLGALQHLRHLDLSYSDASDSGVAHLLGLKSLRWLNVRGPHVTDGMVKQLRERLPACQVIN, from the coding sequence GTGCAGCAAGCGGCCGTGCGGGAGCTTACGGCCTGCGGCTATCTGCTTAGATACGACTTCCAAGTGGCCCGCGGCGACCTGCCACGCTTAGCAACGCATGAGCCCGTCGATCGACAACACAAGCAACTCGCGCGGTCGTTGCTGCTGACGGTCACGGCTCCACCTCCCGCAGCCTGGCCGATGTCGCTGCTGCCGTTCGACATGCGTCATTCGGTGGTGTCGGCTCAGCCCGGCAGAGAGTCCGACCTGAAGGCAGCATCACTCGCAAAACTGCATGGCCTCCAACGCCTCTTTCTGCATGACAAAACCGTTAGCAGCGATGACTGGAGAACAATCAGCCAGCTTGACGATCTGGAAGTTCTCTTCGTCAGCCGAATTTCGATGGACGCACCGGCGCTGCAGTGCGTAAGCGGCCTGAAAGGGCTGACCTATCTTGCGCTACGAGACGGCGAGTTGGACGTAAAAGCCCTGCCTTCGGCCATTAGCGACCACCGCCAACTGGAGAGTCTGGACCTCAGTTTTTCTACGGTGTCGGGTGACGCGTTTCGACAGGTCAACGGTCTTTTTCGGCTAGTTGCACTCTCGCTCGAAGGCACGGGGCTTACGGACGAAGGCCTCGCCCACGTGGCGGCAAGCCTGCCCCATTTGGAGCGTTTAGACCTGAGCAAAACACTAATCTCTGACCGTGGATGCACGCACCTGGCAAAACTGGAGAAGTTGCAGACCTTGATCCTGCAAGACGTGGCGATTGACGCCGGGCTCGAGCGCCTGGGCGCCCTGCAACACTTGAGGCATCTTGACCTGTCTTATTCGGACGCAAGCGATTCTGGCGTCGCCCACCTTCTAGGCCTCAAATCGCTGCGATGGCTCAACGTGCGGGGCCCGCACGTTACTGACGGAATGGTGAAGCAACTCAGAGAGCGCTTGCCGGCTTGCCAGGTCATCAATTGA
- a CDS encoding zinc-ribbon domain-containing protein — protein MTPETHDAPRKCSRCGDELPGGIRFCVACGTNNFDPDAGRLAQAECQITMHARRRWHEKFIYWYRWMSGIRW, from the coding sequence ATGACCCCTGAAACCCACGACGCCCCCCGCAAGTGCTCCCGCTGCGGCGACGAGCTGCCCGGCGGCATCCGCTTCTGTGTCGCCTGCGGCACGAACAACTTCGACCCCGACGCGGGCCGCCTCGCGCAGGCCGAGTGCCAGATCACCATGCACGCAAGGCGCCGGTGGCACGAGAAGTTTATCTACTGGTACCGGTGGATGAGCGGGATCCGGTGGTAG